CAGTACTATGAAGAAGCCCGCTACAAACCAAACCCGTTAACCAAGCAAATGCTTGATGCCAAACAACTTGGACGTAAAGTCAATCAAGGTTTTTATAATTATGAAACCGGTTCAAAAACAGGTGAACAACCTGCTCAGTTTGTAGAGCGTTTAGCGCAATATCCAAAAGTTTGGATTGCGGCAGATTTTTTAGACGATAAAAAACTGCTTGAAGATTATTTAACTCAGCAAAATATTGCCTTAGACACTCATCTGGAACCACAAACAGATAGCTTATGTTTACTTGCTTGTTATGGTGAAGATACAACTCAAGCGACTACCCGTCTAGGGATTAACCCTGAACAAGCTGTTGCTATAGACATGCTTTATGGCATTGCAAAGCATCGAACCTTAATGCCTTCACTCATTACCAAACCTGAATATCGTCAGGCTGCTCACTCTATTTTCAATTTAGATGGAAATCTGGTGAGTATGATTAATGAAAGTATTGGCTTTGTTGCGCAGCGCGTTTTAGCAATGGTCATTAATTTAGGCTGTGATATTGCCCAGCAAAATGTTGCCACTGTAGATGATATTAATGCCGCTGTACGTCTAGGCTTAGGCTATCCATTTGGCCCAATTGAATGGGGCGATCAAGTCGGCAGCCAAAAAATCTTACTCATTCTGAACCGTATAACAGCGCTTACGCATGACCCACGTTACCGCCCTAGCCCGTGGTTACAGCGTCGTGTCGCACTTCATTTACCTCTTACTTTTACTCACGAGTCTTGAAAAGGAATTTCTCAATGTTAAATGCATATATCTATGATGGTTTACGTAGCCCATTTGGCCGTCATGCAGGTGAACTTGCCTCAATTCGCCCTGATGATTTAGCCGCAACTGTCATTCAAAAACTACTAGAAAAAACTGGTGTTCCGGGTGCTGATATTGAAGATGTGATTTTAGGTGATACCAATCAAGCAGGTGAAGACAGTCGTAATGTGGCGAGGAATGCTCTATTACTTGCGGGATTACCAGTCACTGTGCCGGGCCAGACAGTAAACCGCTTATGTGCTAGTGGTTTAGGTGCTGTGATTGACTCAGCACGTGCTATTACTTGTGGTGAAGGCGAACTCTATATCGCAGGTGGTGTAGAAAGTATGTCACGTGCTCCCTTTGTAATGGGTAAAGCGGAAAGTGCTTATAGCCGTGATGCAAAAATTTATGACACCACCATTGGCTCTCGTTTTCCAAATAAAAAAATTATTGCTCAGTACGGCGGTCATTCAATGCCTGAAACAGGTGATAACGTCGCAGCCGATTTTGGTATTAGCCGTGAGCAAGCAGACTTATTTGCAGCTCAATCACAAGCCAAATATCAGAAAGCCAAAGAAGAAGGTTTCTTTGCCGATGAAATTACCCCAATTGAGGTTTTCCAAGGCAAAAAATTGCCACCTAAACTCGTTTCTGAAGATGGACACCCTCGCCCAAGCTCAACTGTTGAAGCACTCACAAAGTTAAAACCACTCTTTGAAGGTGGCGTGGTCACTGCTGGTAATGCATCAGGCATTAATGATGGTGCAGCAGCCCTCTTGATTGGTTCAGAAGCAGCAGGTCAAAA
This region of Acinetobacter sp. XS-4 genomic DNA includes:
- a CDS encoding 3-hydroxyacyl-CoA dehydrogenase; this encodes MTYDIKSMAVIGVGIMGSGIAQIAAQSGHTTYLYDAKAGAAEQAKEKLAATFQKLVDKNKITLEQAAQANSHLVVAHQIEDLKNCDLIVEAIVERLDIKQSLMQQLEDVVSENAILASNTSSLSITAIAANCKKPERVVGYHFFNPVPLMKVVEVIRGLKTDPLIIDALNDLSRAFGHRPVVAKDTPGFIINHAGRAYGTEALKILNENVCDISEIDRILRDGVGFRMGPFELLDLTGLDVSHPVMESIYHQYYEEARYKPNPLTKQMLDAKQLGRKVNQGFYNYETGSKTGEQPAQFVERLAQYPKVWIAADFLDDKKLLEDYLTQQNIALDTHLEPQTDSLCLLACYGEDTTQATTRLGINPEQAVAIDMLYGIAKHRTLMPSLITKPEYRQAAHSIFNLDGNLVSMINESIGFVAQRVLAMVINLGCDIAQQNVATVDDINAAVRLGLGYPFGPIEWGDQVGSQKILLILNRITALTHDPRYRPSPWLQRRVALHLPLTFTHES
- a CDS encoding 3-oxoadipyl-CoA thiolase, whose amino-acid sequence is MLNAYIYDGLRSPFGRHAGELASIRPDDLAATVIQKLLEKTGVPGADIEDVILGDTNQAGEDSRNVARNALLLAGLPVTVPGQTVNRLCASGLGAVIDSARAITCGEGELYIAGGVESMSRAPFVMGKAESAYSRDAKIYDTTIGSRFPNKKIIAQYGGHSMPETGDNVAADFGISREQADLFAAQSQAKYQKAKEEGFFADEITPIEVFQGKKLPPKLVSEDGHPRPSSTVEALTKLKPLFEGGVVTAGNASGINDGAAALLIGSEAAGQKYGLKPMAKILSAAAAGIEPRIMGAGPIEAIKKAVARAGLTLDDMDIIEINEAFASQVLSCLKGLNVDFNDPRVNPNGGAIAVGHPLGASGARLSLTVARELIRRKKKYAVVSLCIGVGQGLAMVIENVS